One region of Bartonella alsatica genomic DNA includes:
- a CDS encoding septal ring lytic transglycosylase RlpA family protein, producing MLLNSKEKFISILNSTFQFLSVVVMAQLLVSCCASQTAHFVIKSFHNNKADDVKTTVLSKKNSREQNQSKEKRKGRAIVGKPYKIKGKWYYPQNDPTYKRVGEASWYGSDFHGRLTANGEVYDMNLLTAAHPTMPLPSYARVTNLKNGSSIIVRVNDRGPFMKDRIIDLSKQAAQILGYANAGVTNVKVEYVSEAPVGYYDAAYLMASYISGNDASSSLAFTGIPKENITLERFSANSQKHSNKILSVKLPENGPILISKPVLFDQVAFVNKLSKK from the coding sequence ATGCTTTTAAATAGCAAAGAAAAGTTTATTTCCATTCTTAATTCGACATTTCAATTTCTTTCTGTAGTCGTTATGGCTCAGTTATTGGTATCTTGCTGTGCGAGCCAAACAGCACATTTTGTAATAAAAAGTTTTCATAATAATAAAGCCGATGACGTAAAGACTACTGTTTTGTCTAAAAAAAATTCAAGAGAGCAAAATCAATCAAAAGAAAAGAGAAAAGGACGGGCTATTGTTGGTAAACCATACAAAATAAAAGGAAAGTGGTATTATCCCCAAAATGATCCAACCTATAAACGTGTTGGAGAAGCATCATGGTATGGTTCAGATTTTCATGGGCGTTTAACAGCAAACGGTGAGGTCTATGACATGAACCTTTTAACTGCTGCTCATCCTACAATGCCTTTACCTAGTTATGCTCGTGTTACTAATCTGAAAAATGGATCTTCTATCATTGTTAGAGTAAATGATCGCGGTCCTTTTATGAAGGATAGAATCATTGATTTATCAAAGCAAGCTGCACAAATACTTGGTTATGCAAATGCAGGTGTGACAAATGTTAAAGTGGAGTATGTTTCTGAAGCACCTGTTGGCTATTATGATGCTGCTTATTTAATGGCTTCTTACATATCAGGGAATGATGCTTCGTCCTCGTTAGCATTTACGGGGATTCCGAAAGAAAATATCACACTAGAGAGATTTAGTGCTAATAGCCAAAAACACTCCAATAAAATTCTTTCAGTAAAATTGCCAGAAAATGGTCCAATTTTAATTAGTAAGCCAGTGTTATTTGATCAAGTGGCTTTTGTAAATAAGCTAAGCAAAAAATAA
- a CDS encoding ETC complex I subunit: protein MIARIYSPAKTAMQSGRRNTGFWVLEYEPLQAKMLEPLMGYTSTSDMNSQIKIQFNSKEEAIAFVCKNAIPYRVEKIHRSIRRVVSYSDNFRSDRQQSWTH from the coding sequence ATGATCGCTCGTATTTATAGTCCTGCAAAGACGGCTATGCAGTCAGGTAGAAGGAATACTGGTTTTTGGGTTTTGGAATATGAGCCGTTGCAGGCAAAAATGCTTGAGCCTCTTATGGGATATACATCGACTTCTGATATGAATAGTCAGATAAAAATCCAATTTAATAGTAAAGAAGAGGCAATTGCGTTTGTATGTAAGAATGCTATTCCTTATCGTGTTGAGAAAATACATAGATCGATTCGGCGTGTTGTTTCTTATTCTGATAATTTTCGCAGTGATAGGCAGCAATCTTGGACGCATTAA
- the hdaA gene encoding DnaA regulatory inactivator HdaA → MSRCETQLSLNFSYNSVFQLDDIVVTESNRMAFQLIDQWPNWILPIAVLVGKEGSGKTHFSSVWAQKSHALSFHRNEIDQAVAMAASGRPFLIEDIDAGEISETGLFHLINSVKQANLDTCQATLLITARAVPSAWNLKLSDLKSRLNSVMLVAINQPDDALLTAVAFKLFSDKQIIVHPDTVYYLVSRCERSLFSLRHVIDSVDQLALQRKSKITRSVISEVLNMKI, encoded by the coding sequence ATGAGTAGGTGTGAAACGCAATTGTCCTTAAATTTTTCTTATAATTCGGTTTTCCAATTAGATGATATAGTGGTGACAGAAAGCAATCGTATGGCTTTTCAGCTTATTGATCAGTGGCCAAACTGGATCTTACCTATTGCAGTTTTGGTTGGAAAAGAAGGATCTGGAAAAACACACTTTTCTAGTGTGTGGGCACAAAAATCTCATGCTTTGAGTTTTCATCGCAATGAAATTGATCAAGCTGTTGCAATGGCTGCTTCAGGAAGGCCGTTTTTAATTGAAGATATTGATGCTGGTGAAATTAGTGAGACGGGGCTTTTTCACTTAATTAATAGTGTTAAGCAAGCAAATCTTGATACATGCCAAGCTACTTTGTTGATAACTGCCCGTGCAGTACCATCAGCGTGGAATTTAAAGTTAAGTGATTTAAAAAGTCGCCTTAATTCAGTTATGTTGGTTGCAATTAATCAGCCTGATGATGCGTTATTAACAGCTGTTGCTTTCAAACTTTTTTCTGATAAGCAAATTATTGTTCATCCGGATACTGTTTACTATCTTGTAAGCCGTTGTGAGCGTTCTTTATTTTCATTGAGACACGTTATTGATTCTGTTGATCAGTTGGCGTTACAAAGAAAGAGCAAAATAACGCGCTCTGTCATTAGTGAAGTCCTTAATATGAAAATTTAG
- a CDS encoding AI-2E family transporter yields MNKISDNHGQSSWQLMKKKMRENRSHDCYKTYVPAYTQVPLPNDMKKQIFFWLGTLVFFILFMFVFGSILLPFVAGIVLAYFLNPIVQLLEKFGIRRVLGTILITLFIVVIFVAALIILIPIVSWQIQQFVSDGLPIYINRIQNFFVEHDFDWVRRYFGSDPNELQSNIKGLLGKSSDFITSLLNSLLKSGKSIVNIVSLFVVAPVVTFYMLLDWPRMVAAIDSLIPRDHLETVRSIFHEMDRAIAGFVRGQGTVCLILGGYYAIGLTITGLNFGLLIGMFIGLISFVPYIGTISGFVLSVGVAWVQFYPNNWGCIILVMILFLIGQFIESYILQPKLVGSSVGLHPVWLMFALFAFSSLFGFTGMLVAIPAAAAVAVLVRFALHTYLNSQMYSRSENSELLDE; encoded by the coding sequence ATGAACAAGATATCAGATAATCACGGACAATCTTCTTGGCAGCTTATGAAGAAAAAAATGCGTGAGAATAGATCTCATGATTGTTATAAGACTTATGTACCAGCTTACACTCAAGTACCGTTACCAAATGATATGAAGAAACAAATTTTTTTCTGGCTTGGTACCTTGGTTTTTTTCATTCTTTTTATGTTTGTTTTTGGATCTATTTTACTTCCTTTTGTAGCAGGGATTGTATTGGCTTATTTTCTTAATCCTATTGTTCAATTGCTTGAAAAATTTGGAATTCGTCGTGTTTTGGGCACTATCCTTATTACTTTGTTTATTGTTGTTATTTTTGTTGCTGCTTTAATTATTTTGATTCCCATCGTTAGTTGGCAAATACAGCAATTTGTGAGTGATGGTTTACCCATTTATATTAATCGTATTCAAAATTTTTTCGTTGAGCATGATTTTGATTGGGTGAGGCGTTATTTTGGAAGTGATCCAAATGAATTACAGAGTAATATTAAAGGGCTTTTAGGAAAAAGTTCTGACTTTATTACATCTCTCTTGAATTCACTTTTAAAGTCAGGGAAATCTATCGTTAATATTGTCAGTCTATTTGTCGTGGCACCTGTAGTAACATTTTACATGTTATTGGATTGGCCTCGTATGGTTGCAGCAATTGATTCGTTGATACCGCGCGATCATCTTGAAACTGTTCGCAGTATTTTTCATGAAATGGATAGAGCTATTGCTGGTTTTGTTCGTGGACAAGGAACAGTTTGTTTAATATTGGGAGGATATTATGCTATTGGTCTGACTATTACCGGACTCAATTTTGGGCTTTTGATTGGTATGTTTATTGGCCTTATTAGCTTTGTTCCTTATATTGGCACAATAAGTGGCTTTGTACTCTCTGTTGGTGTTGCATGGGTCCAGTTCTACCCCAATAATTGGGGGTGTATCATCCTTGTTATGATTCTCTTTTTAATTGGTCAATTTATTGAAAGCTACATTCTTCAACCAAAACTTGTGGGGTCATCAGTAGGGCTACATCCAGTGTGGTTGATGTTTGCACTTTTTGCTTTTTCTTCACTCTTTGGTTTTACTGGTATGCTTGTTGCTATTCCTGCAGCTGCGGCTGTTGCTGTTTTGGTTCGTTTTGCTCTTCATACTTATCTTAATTCTCAGATGTATTCGCGAAGTGAAAATTCGGAGTTGCTAGATGAGTAG
- the purM gene encoding phosphoribosylformylglycinamidine cyclo-ligase yields MSKQNIIHDKSKCGLTYAKAGVNIDTGNAIVKKIKPFIRSTKRAGADAEIGGFGGLFDLKAAGFTDPILVAANDGVGTKLKIAIEVGTHNTVGIDLVAMCVNDLLVQGAEPLFFLDYFATGKLDLEQGVAIVSGIAEGCKQAGAALIGGETAEMPGMYAEGDYDLAGFAVGACERSALLPSKDLTEGDIILGLSSSGIHSNGFSLVRRIIQQSNLKWKDPAPFNPQMSLGTALLTPTRIYVKSLLPVIRNYKEVKALAHITGGGFPENIPRILPSSLCAEINLSVIPVPSVCSWIAQQGKIEEEEMLRTFNCGIGMIVIVAQHAVEKITQILEIQGETVTSLGILTKHQDKRILYKGVLNL; encoded by the coding sequence ATGAGCAAGCAAAACATCATACATGATAAATCTAAGTGTGGCCTTACCTATGCAAAAGCCGGTGTAAATATCGATACAGGTAACGCTATTGTAAAAAAAATTAAACCCTTCATACGCTCAACAAAACGAGCCGGAGCAGATGCTGAAATTGGTGGATTCGGTGGTCTCTTTGATTTAAAAGCAGCAGGCTTCACAGATCCCATTCTTGTAGCAGCCAATGATGGTGTGGGAACAAAATTAAAAATTGCAATAGAAGTAGGTACCCATAATACTGTGGGGATTGATCTCGTAGCCATGTGTGTTAATGATTTACTCGTACAAGGTGCTGAACCTCTCTTTTTTCTCGATTATTTTGCAACTGGTAAGCTTGATCTTGAACAAGGTGTTGCAATTGTTTCTGGTATTGCAGAAGGATGTAAACAAGCTGGTGCTGCTCTTATTGGAGGAGAAACTGCAGAAATGCCAGGTATGTATGCAGAAGGAGATTATGATTTAGCAGGGTTTGCTGTAGGAGCGTGCGAACGCAGTGCTTTACTCCCTTCAAAAGACCTGACAGAAGGCGACATCATTTTAGGTCTTAGCTCATCTGGCATCCATTCCAACGGCTTTTCTCTTGTAAGACGAATCATTCAACAGAGTAATCTAAAATGGAAAGATCCCGCTCCTTTTAATCCTCAAATGAGTCTTGGCACAGCATTGCTTACACCAACACGTATTTATGTAAAATCACTCCTCCCTGTCATACGAAATTATAAAGAAGTCAAAGCTCTTGCTCATATTACAGGTGGAGGATTTCCTGAAAATATTCCACGAATACTTCCATCTTCTCTCTGCGCTGAAATTAATCTTTCTGTCATTCCTGTTCCTTCTGTCTGTTCATGGATTGCACAACAGGGTAAGATAGAAGAAGAAGAAATGTTACGGACATTTAATTGTGGCATTGGCATGATTGTTATCGTAGCCCAACACGCAGTTGAAAAAATTACACAAATACTTGAAATACAGGGAGAAACAGTTACCTCACTTGGCATTTTAACAAAACACCAAGATAAAAGAATACTCTATAAAGGAGTACTTAACTTATGA
- the purN gene encoding phosphoribosylglycinamide formyltransferase, producing MKKQIVVFISGNGSNMIALAKASKQKEYPAKIVAVICDNPHASGIEKARNNNLPIHVIDRKNYPTKEAHEESILMVLAQYQPDFLCFAGYMRLISPFFIKHYEGRILNIHPSLLPSFKGLNTHERVLQAGVKITGCTVHLVTEDIDAGKILAQAAVPVFANDTAESLAQRVLKVEHKLYPESLKAFIEGKNKIVDTHQELLSF from the coding sequence ATGAAAAAACAAATCGTTGTTTTTATTTCTGGCAATGGCTCCAATATGATCGCTCTTGCCAAAGCCAGCAAACAAAAGGAATACCCTGCTAAAATCGTAGCAGTTATTTGTGATAATCCTCATGCTTCTGGCATTGAAAAAGCACGTAACAATAACCTGCCTATTCATGTTATTGATCGCAAAAATTATCCAACGAAAGAAGCACATGAAGAATCTATTTTAATGGTTTTAGCTCAATATCAACCGGATTTTCTCTGCTTTGCTGGATATATGCGTCTCATTTCACCATTTTTCATAAAACATTATGAAGGACGAATTTTAAATATTCATCCTTCTCTTTTACCTTCATTTAAAGGTTTAAATACGCATGAACGAGTTTTACAAGCAGGCGTTAAAATCACTGGTTGTACTGTTCATCTTGTTACAGAAGATATAGACGCAGGAAAGATTCTCGCTCAAGCAGCCGTTCCAGTCTTTGCAAACGATACTGCTGAAAGCTTAGCACAAAGAGTTCTTAAAGTAGAACATAAACTTTATCCTGAATCTTTAAAGGCCTTTATTGAAGGGAAAAACAAAATAGTAGATACCCACCAAGAACTTTTATCATTTTAA
- a CDS encoding response regulator — MDKGFENIERTSSISVHWGAMIFSIVFIIIFLFIVGIVNFFYPQSYMQKAGSVSFLALAVIGGAALVLIGIGILRYNTVQLQDDFDLSIFNSSDDVIIVSDLSGFVYYSNQNYQKILTYKPETSCYVVIADLPGAGALAYRLKAAGCNHLSAQEELRIEESIFAHSTQKKTVWYNFSVQPITKRGKKLLFWRITDISHLQKYREVFFLNLQEAINHLDQAPVGFLSVNTQGTILYANAVFADWFSIDLANFTVGQYNFDRLFNSIQANSTWSDICLQNNKYQSSGYPLPYRFSLYLNSETDVKKILNCFMCASSLLEDEAIYRIVIIPQQIQQRENNGQLKLPSALVEYFDASPFAIAVVDRKGQWVHMNKAFSLLTGCIGKTFNIYDVISHRDHAQLERAFQKITTNKNYTVPIETVLENNEERHLRLHVMPIKSYYDDLLHDVIIISVIEITEQKMLEDKMIQSQKMQAVGQLAGGIAHDFNNVLTAILMSCDLLLNTHRSSDPAHADLINIKNNANRAAALVQQLLAFSRKQTLRPEEVDFTEFLTDIRNLILPLLGNNIQLKIIHGRDLWSVEVDQASFQRVIINLVINARDAMPDGGVVTIVTNNITKQQSAEFDHVGFGIGEYVQLTISDTGTGISSAIQEKMFEPFFTTKEVGKGTGLGLSMVYGIIKQTGGYIYCESRENEGATFHIFLPRYIPYNNNGEIFSKIEKGEEQEKNTDLTGSAIVLLVEDEDAVRMGGVRALQMRGYTVLEAASGVEALTVLEKNKGDIDIIVSDVVMPEMDGPTLLKEVRKNYPDIKFLFVSGYARDAFAKNLPEDAVFGFLSKPFTLKQLTLTVKETLAQ; from the coding sequence ATGGATAAAGGTTTTGAAAATATTGAGAGAACATCGTCTATTTCTGTCCACTGGGGGGCCATGATTTTTAGTATTGTTTTTATTATTATTTTTCTGTTTATTGTAGGTATTGTAAATTTTTTTTATCCGCAGAGTTATATGCAAAAGGCTGGGAGTGTTTCTTTTTTAGCTTTAGCGGTTATAGGGGGGGCTGCACTTGTTCTGATAGGGATAGGGATTTTAAGATATAATACGGTGCAGTTGCAGGATGATTTTGATCTTAGCATCTTTAATAGTAGCGATGATGTAATTATAGTTTCTGATTTGTCCGGTTTTGTTTATTATTCTAATCAAAATTATCAAAAAATTCTTACCTATAAGCCTGAGACTTCTTGTTATGTGGTTATTGCTGATCTTCCAGGTGCTGGTGCACTGGCGTATCGCTTAAAAGCTGCAGGATGTAATCATCTTTCTGCACAAGAAGAATTAAGAATTGAAGAGTCGATTTTTGCTCATTCTACACAAAAAAAAACTGTTTGGTATAATTTTTCTGTTCAACCGATTACAAAGCGGGGAAAAAAGCTTTTATTTTGGCGTATTACCGATATTTCGCATTTGCAGAAGTATCGTGAAGTTTTTTTCTTGAATCTTCAAGAAGCTATCAATCACTTAGATCAAGCTCCTGTTGGTTTTTTATCTGTTAATACACAAGGAACTATTCTTTATGCAAATGCAGTTTTTGCTGATTGGTTTTCAATCGACTTAGCAAACTTTACTGTTGGCCAATATAATTTTGATAGACTATTTAATAGCATTCAAGCCAATAGCACATGGAGTGATATTTGTTTGCAAAATAACAAATATCAAAGTTCAGGTTACCCTTTACCTTATAGGTTTTCGTTATATTTAAATTCAGAGACTGATGTTAAGAAAATATTGAATTGTTTTATGTGTGCTTCTTCTCTCTTAGAGGATGAAGCTATTTATCGTATTGTTATAATCCCACAGCAAATACAACAGCGAGAGAACAATGGTCAATTAAAATTACCCAGTGCTTTAGTAGAGTATTTTGATGCGAGTCCATTTGCAATAGCAGTGGTGGATCGGAAAGGACAATGGGTTCATATGAATAAGGCCTTTTCGTTACTCACGGGATGTATAGGGAAAACTTTTAATATTTATGATGTTATATCTCATCGTGATCATGCACAGTTAGAGCGTGCATTTCAGAAAATTACAACAAATAAAAATTACACAGTACCAATAGAAACCGTTTTAGAAAATAATGAAGAGCGTCATTTGCGTCTCCATGTTATGCCTATAAAGTCTTATTATGATGATCTCTTACATGATGTTATCATTATATCTGTTATAGAAATAACAGAACAAAAAATGCTTGAAGATAAAATGATACAAAGTCAGAAAATGCAGGCCGTTGGACAATTGGCTGGTGGTATTGCTCATGATTTTAATAACGTTTTAACGGCAATTTTGATGTCGTGTGATCTTCTTTTAAATACGCACCGTAGTTCTGACCCTGCACATGCTGACCTTATCAATATCAAGAATAATGCTAATCGTGCAGCTGCACTTGTACAGCAATTATTGGCTTTTTCTAGAAAGCAAACACTTCGGCCTGAAGAAGTTGATTTTACAGAATTTTTAACCGATATCCGCAATCTTATTTTACCCCTTTTAGGCAATAATATTCAATTAAAAATTATTCATGGAAGAGATTTGTGGAGCGTTGAAGTCGATCAAGCATCTTTCCAGCGTGTGATTATAAATTTGGTTATTAATGCACGTGACGCTATGCCGGACGGAGGTGTTGTTACGATTGTAACAAATAATATTACAAAACAACAAAGTGCTGAATTTGATCATGTGGGTTTTGGAATTGGTGAGTATGTGCAATTAACTATTTCAGATACAGGAACTGGTATATCATCTGCTATACAAGAAAAAATGTTTGAACCATTTTTTACAACAAAAGAAGTTGGAAAAGGAACCGGGCTTGGTTTATCAATGGTTTATGGAATTATAAAGCAGACAGGTGGCTATATTTATTGTGAAAGTAGAGAGAATGAAGGAGCGACATTCCATATTTTTCTTCCTCGATATATTCCTTATAATAATAACGGAGAAATTTTCTCGAAGATTGAAAAAGGTGAAGAGCAAGAAAAAAATACAGATTTAACAGGATCTGCGATTGTTTTGTTGGTTGAAGATGAAGATGCTGTTCGAATGGGTGGGGTAAGAGCGCTTCAAATGAGAGGATATACTGTTTTAGAGGCTGCAAGTGGAGTAGAAGCACTTACTGTTCTTGAAAAAAATAAGGGAGATATTGATATTATTGTTTCCGATGTTGTGATGCCAGAAATGGATGGACCAACTTTGCTTAAGGAAGTACGTAAAAACTACCCTGATATCAAATTTCTTTTTGTTTCTGGATACGCAAGAGATGCATTTGCTAAAAATCTACCAGAAGATGCTGTTTTTGGTTTTTTATCTAAACCATTTACACTCAAACAATTAACTTTAACAGTTAAAGAAACGCTTGCACAATAG
- a CDS encoding flagellar biosynthetic protein FliO → MHVWLSRQVNTSAANIITSLVLFIIIITTIAVIIMFLRRLNTRGFKTNRKKRPQRLTICDTIAIDRTRRLLLISRDDTEHLILIGGLTDVVIESDINGKHITQKNAVKQKQNTQTISTITKKNSNPNLTEKIPFSVSEIEHSQDNISKPFMNQYLEDSAITAEIEGRQEPSLFIPVQKK, encoded by the coding sequence ATGCACGTCTGGTTATCAAGACAAGTAAATACATCTGCGGCAAACATAATTACAAGCCTTGTGCTTTTCATAATAATAATCACAACTATTGCTGTAATTATCATGTTTTTACGCCGTTTAAACACAAGAGGATTCAAAACTAACAGAAAAAAACGTCCACAACGCCTAACCATATGTGATACAATTGCTATCGATCGTACACGACGCCTTCTTCTGATAAGTCGTGATGATACAGAACACCTAATTCTTATTGGTGGATTAACAGATGTTGTTATAGAATCGGATATTAACGGTAAACACATCACACAAAAAAACGCTGTTAAACAAAAGCAAAATACACAGACAATATCCACAATAACAAAGAAGAACTCAAACCCCAATCTTACAGAAAAAATACCTTTTTCCGTAAGCGAAATAGAGCATTCCCAGGATAATATCTCGAAGCCTTTTATGAATCAATATTTGGAGGATTCAGCAATCACTGCTGAAATTGAAGGAAGGCAAGAACCATCCTTATTTATCCCTGTACAAAAAAAATAA
- the dksA gene encoding RNA polymerase-binding protein DksA → MSEKIDDQYRPSEDEPFMNERQKAYFRAKLVSWKNDILREARETLENLQEENAGQPDLTDRASCETDRTIELRARDRQRKLISKIDAALERIDNGTYGFCEETGEPISIKRLEARPIAVLSLEAQERHERREKVYRDD, encoded by the coding sequence ATGAGCGAAAAGATTGATGATCAATATCGCCCTAGTGAAGATGAGCCTTTTATGAATGAGCGGCAAAAGGCATATTTTCGTGCTAAATTGGTTTCTTGGAAAAATGATATATTAAGAGAAGCCCGTGAAACTTTGGAAAACTTACAGGAAGAGAATGCTGGTCAGCCCGATTTAACTGATAGAGCATCTTGCGAAACTGATCGTACAATTGAATTACGTGCTCGTGATCGTCAAAGAAAACTCATTTCGAAAATAGATGCTGCTTTGGAGCGCATTGATAATGGAACTTACGGTTTTTGTGAGGAAACTGGCGAACCTATTAGTATAAAACGTCTTGAGGCTCGACCAATCGCAGTTTTATCGTTGGAGGCACAGGAACGCCATGAACGACGAGAAAAAGTTTATCGTGATGATTGA
- the rpe gene encoding ribulose-phosphate 3-epimerase, producing the protein MPHSYLISPSLLASDVSKLGQEVLDVIDAGADWLHLDIMDGHFVPNITFGPDIIKALRPLTKATFDVHLMITPVDLYLEAFAKAGSDIITIHAEASPHLHRSLQTIKAMGKKAGIALNPSTPEHVLEYLLDQLDLILIMTVDPGFGGQNFIPEMKDKIKRVKSMIANRPIDLEVDGGITTNTIGIAAKAGANVFVAGSAIYKDGNKELYKTRMNALRQAATLS; encoded by the coding sequence ATGCCCCATTCTTATCTTATTTCACCTTCTCTTTTGGCTTCTGATGTCTCCAAACTTGGCCAAGAAGTATTGGATGTTATTGATGCCGGTGCAGATTGGCTTCATCTTGATATCATGGATGGCCACTTTGTTCCTAATATCACTTTTGGCCCTGATATCATCAAGGCTCTCCGCCCATTAACCAAAGCAACATTTGACGTTCATTTAATGATCACACCAGTAGATCTCTATCTTGAAGCTTTTGCAAAGGCTGGTTCAGATATTATAACCATTCATGCCGAAGCAAGTCCTCATCTTCATCGTTCACTACAAACAATCAAAGCAATGGGGAAAAAAGCAGGAATTGCACTCAATCCAAGCACACCAGAACATGTACTTGAGTATTTGCTTGATCAATTAGATCTTATCCTTATCATGACGGTCGATCCTGGTTTTGGTGGGCAAAACTTTATTCCAGAAATGAAAGATAAAATCAAACGGGTTAAAAGCATGATTGCGAACAGGCCTATTGATCTTGAAGTTGATGGCGGTATCACTACTAATACAATTGGGATAGCTGCGAAAGCTGGTGCAAATGTATTTGTCGCAGGTTCTGCAATTTATAAAGATGGAAACAAAGAGCTTTACAAAACACGTATGAATGCACTGCGCCAAGCCGCAACTCTCTCATAA
- the purB gene encoding adenylosuccinate lyase encodes MITRYSRSEMVTIWSPKTKYRIWFEIEAHACNALAELGIIPKEAAKHIWEKGKTAEFDINRINEIEAITKHDVIAFLTHLAEFIGPEARFIHQGMTSSDVLDTTLNIQLMRASDILLKDIDQLLEALKTRAFEHKETITIGRSHGIHAEPTTFGVKLAFAYAEFSRCRKRLLAAREEISTCAISGAVGTFANIDPYVEEYVAKAMGLRPEPVSTQVIPRDRHAMFFATLGVIASSIERLATEIRHLQRTEVLEAEEHFSPGQKGSSAMPHKRNPVLTENLTGLARMVRAFVIPAMENVALWHERDISHSSVERYIGPDATITLDFALTRLTYVIENLIVYPENMQKNLNKFRGLVHSQRVLLALTQAGISREESYRIVQRNAMKVWEQGKDFLEELLNDKDVTKTLSELELREKFDLSYHTKHINTIFKRVFEK; translated from the coding sequence ATGATAACACGTTATTCTCGTTCTGAAATGGTAACAATTTGGTCACCAAAAACGAAATATCGTATTTGGTTTGAAATTGAAGCACATGCCTGTAATGCACTAGCTGAATTGGGGATTATTCCAAAAGAAGCAGCAAAACATATTTGGGAAAAGGGAAAAACAGCCGAATTTGATATCAATCGCATTAATGAAATTGAGGCAATTACCAAACATGACGTTATAGCATTTCTAACACACTTAGCGGAATTTATTGGACCAGAAGCACGTTTTATCCACCAAGGCATGACATCATCAGATGTCCTAGATACAACGCTTAATATTCAATTGATGCGTGCTAGTGATATTTTGCTAAAAGATATAGATCAACTTCTTGAAGCATTAAAAACACGTGCTTTTGAACATAAAGAGACGATCACTATTGGACGAAGTCATGGCATTCATGCTGAACCAACAACATTTGGAGTCAAATTGGCCTTTGCATACGCTGAGTTTTCCCGTTGTCGCAAACGCCTTCTTGCAGCACGCGAGGAAATTTCTACTTGCGCTATTTCAGGTGCCGTAGGCACTTTTGCAAATATCGACCCATATGTTGAAGAATATGTAGCAAAAGCAATGGGGCTGCGTCCTGAGCCGGTTTCTACCCAAGTAATACCACGCGACCGTCACGCTATGTTCTTTGCAACGCTTGGTGTTATTGCTTCATCTATTGAAAGGTTAGCTACAGAAATACGCCATCTACAACGAACAGAAGTCCTTGAAGCAGAAGAACATTTCTCACCTGGGCAAAAAGGCTCGTCCGCCATGCCCCATAAGCGTAATCCAGTTTTAACCGAAAATTTAACTGGGCTAGCGCGTATGGTACGTGCATTCGTAATACCTGCCATGGAAAATGTAGCACTTTGGCATGAACGTGATATTTCTCATTCATCTGTTGAGCGTTATATTGGCCCAGATGCTACCATTACGCTTGATTTTGCTCTTACTCGACTCACATACGTCATTGAAAATTTAATTGTTTATCCAGAAAATATGCAAAAAAATCTCAATAAATTCCGAGGGCTTGTTCATTCACAACGAGTGCTTTTAGCACTCACACAAGCTGGAATAAGTCGTGAAGAGTCTTATCGAATTGTACAACGAAATGCGATGAAAGTTTGGGAACAAGGAAAAGATTTTTTAGAAGAATTGCTCAACGACAAAGATGTTACAAAAACTTTAAGTGAATTGGAACTTCGGGAAAAATTTGATCTCTCTTATCACACCAAACATATAAATACGATTTTTAAACGCGTTTTTGAAAAATGA